Sequence from the Phragmites australis chromosome 6, lpPhrAust1.1, whole genome shotgun sequence genome:
CTTTGGTGCAACTGTTAGATTGCTCTTGTTTTTGTATTTGGAGCTTCCTGCGCTGCATGGAGCCTGGTGGTTTGAAGCGTTCTACATCATGTCTTCCAATGCAGAAGCTGGGATCAGAAGAGGCTAAAGTGTATGTCAAACGAACCTTTCGCCGATTTGGCGCCTAGTTATCATGGTGAGTgcttatatttataaaataactatacacaaacacacacacacacatatatatcctTGACATCCTTTTGATATAAAGGCCGAAAGTTGTACTTCTTTTATTAAAAGAAATTAAGGAACACAAACAATGCCTTGTTGTCTACATGATTGTTGTTTTCAAATGTAAATCTGTGTTCAATTTCAATTGTAACATATCATTAGAAACTGTGCTGGATATTGTCATCACTCAACCTGGAGCATGCTGTGCTTGCATTGCCCCCTCAGGAGAAGTGCAGCTTACTGATAAGGAATGGAGGACCTAGTTTGTTGTGTGACACCAAAAACAGTACAAACAAAGCGCCAAAAGCCGTTATCCGGAGTGCCCTATGCTAGCTATTCCGCGTCCTGGTTCGACAGCTTATGAATTTACAGTTTGAGCATCGGCAGGCATCCTGCTGAGAATGAACAGACAAGAGAAAGGACAAGAACAAAGATATTTATACTTTGAGGCTTTCAGCATAACAGCCACTGAAAAGGATAGCACGAAGAAGCATGGAGTAATTACAGGTAATGCATGTGTAATATTCTCTGTGCTGTCCATGCACTTTTCTCGATGGCTTGTGAATGGCCGGTTGGTGCATGAAAGATGGAATGGTGCAATTTAGAACAGAGATTTGAGCTCTCTTACTGCCCATGCAATGATGCAAGTAGAGTCCATTAGTCCATGCAACCATGCAAGTGCGCAGGTTAATTTACTGCCACTCCATTTACTAAAGGACACCATTAGAACATCAAGGAGCACATGAAAACAAGCCCTAGGAAGAAGAGAAGTGGAAGCAGCTGTGGCCTGCGGGTATGATTATATCTCGTAGGTGATGCCGACCCTGAGCAGCTGGTCCTTGGGGATGGACAGCGCCTTGTGGCTCTCCCGGTGGTTCTTCCTCAGGAAGCCGTACAAGTAGTTCACCACCACCCGCTTCACCAGCGACGACCCCGCGGCCGCCGTCACCGTCGCCTCTCCCATCAGGTACACCACCCCGCGCTCCGCCTCCGCGTCGATGAaccgctgctcctcctccaccgccgccgtctGCGCGCGCGCCGCGTCGCTGTCTGTGCCGTTGTCGCAGTCGATGGCATCGTCAtggtcgtcgtcctcgtcgccgctcgggcggcgggcggcgaaggcgacctcctcctggacGAACATCTTGAGGCGGtcgaggaggaaggcggcgaaCTCCCTGTGCCCCTCCAGCGGGTCCGTGTAGCCGTACCGCGCCACGCAGCGGAACACGCGGTGGCTCACGGGGCCGACGCGGCGGAAGATGAACCGCTCCGGCGGCGCCACTCGCGGGATGGGGAGGTGCTTGATGGACATGAACACGAGGACGGCGTGCACGGAGGGGATCTTTTCGACCAGTCTCGGGAACACGGGCGGGATCCCCTGCACGAGCTCCGAGTAGAGCAGGCCCACGCCGGGCACCCGCCGCACGTCGCGCCGCGCCAGCATCGCCGCCAGATCGGACGCCGGCACGGCGCGGTCCAGCTCGTACCAGTACCGCCGCACGTGGACGTAGTGCCAGGCCGCCATGAGCGCCATGAGCACCAGAGAGAAGCAGAAGGGCAGGTACCCGCCCTCGGCGAACTTGGACAGGATGGACGACAGGTACAGGAACTCGGCGAACCCAAACGCCGCGTAGAACGCCGCCACCAGGGCCGGGTGCGTCCGCCACACCAGAAGCATCACCACCGCCATCAAGTGCGTCGTGATAGAGAACACCGTCACCACGCATATCCCGTACGCGTTGCCGATGTTGGCCGTCGTCTGGAACGCCAGCGTGACGGCGACGCTAGCGGCGCCGATCAGGAAGTTCACCTCGGGAATGTACACCTGGCCCTCGTACTTGCTGGAGGTGTGCACCACCTCCACCCGCGGGAAGCAACCCATTGACAGCGCCTTGGACAGGATTGCGAACGCGCCCGACAGCATGGCCTGGCTCGCGATGATGGCCGCCATGATCGCCGCCACGAACACCGGCCAGAACATCGGCGCTGCATTTTAAGCTCACAGCCTcagttttgaattttgatataTTTGTCAATTTGTGTGCAAAATACTACTAGCAAACTTGAACAAGCCATTGCTGCAATGTCAGGTTGATCATCCGGCTGTACCTGGGATGGATTTGTAGAAGGTATCGCTGACGTTTTCGGGAAATTTGCGCAGATAGGCCGCCTGACCCATGTAGCACAGTGCCACAGAGGGGAAGACGATACAGGTGAAGCTGATCTGCAAGAGCGAACGAATAACTCGGTAACTACTGCAACAACTAACAAGATGTTCCAGTCCTGACAACTGAAACTCTGAAGCAAATTAAGCTATGACTGCCCGTACCTGAATGGCCCTGATGTTGAAGTGGCCAAGGTCTGCAAACATGGCCTCCGTGCCTGTTCCAAATGACATTGTAAATAGACAACGGATTAGATCAACTTTGCAGTTTCATATAGCCAGATGCGCAAAACCGACGATATATCTATCAGAAGTTATACCTGTAATGCAGAGGACGACGCCCCCAAGCGAGACCCAGGCCTCCTTCCCGTTCCTCCTGAAGTAGTCGACGATGTACATGGGGTTGAACGCCCGGAGAATAGAGGCGTCATGCACGGCGAGGTTGTACATCCCGATGGTGGCGATGAGGACGAACCACACCGAGATGATGGGCGCGAAGGAGTAGCCGACCTTGTCGGTGCCGAAGCGCTGCACCGAGAAGAGCACGAAGAGGATGGCCACCGAGATCCACACCACTTGCGCTGTAGCAAAACCGACAACAGGAAGTACCAGTTCAGATGCTAGCTACCATGAATGAACAGGGTTATGAAAAAGTTGATATCTGAATGTTGCAGGTTACATTGGGTCAAGTCGGGCGCTTTCTCCCTGATCCCACTCACCGCCGAGAGCACTGCCGAGAGCATACCCATTAGCAACTGATTAGCATCACTTAAATCCTCAAATCTATGTATGATTCGTGCGAGCTTTTTGCCGTTTAACCCGCATGACAAAACGGCTCGATGCACCGTACGTTCACAGTACCAGAGATTGCCGGCGTCAAGGTTCCGTCGCCCATGACCATGGACGTGCCGAGGATGGTGATGGTGAAGAGCGCGATCCTGGCCGCGTTGCTGGACTCGAGCTTCTCCCTCAACCACCGAGCCCTCCTCATCCCCGAGTTGGGCGCCTCGATGCTGTAGTTGGACACCATCGCGTCCTCGGCCTGCTGGTTCGGGATCATCCCGATCTTGGCGTACCGCGATAGCAGCGAGTACAGCGCGAACGTTCCTCCTGCACCATCATCGCATATCACAACCATGTCAACACACACACTGCTTCGGTTTGACGAGAAAGAGAATGATGCTGTGCCAAGTGAAGAAGCCTCACCGTCGCCGTTGTCGTTGGCGTGGAGGACGATGAAGACGTACTTGAGCatggggatgaggatgagggTGTAGAGGATGAGCGAGAGGACGCCGACGAGGTCATCCGGGTGCCGGATGCCGCCCGGGAACGTGCTCGAGTACACGTACAGCGGCGACGTCCCGATGTCGCCGTACACGACGCCGATGCTCTGGAACGCCAGCTGCAGCGTCCGCGCCCAGCTGCCCTGCACGAGTCGCGCGTACCGTGTCACTATCTATCTATGAACAGGTGCATGACGCAAGTGAGTTTGATCGAGGTGATCCTGACCCCAGAGCCGTGGTACTTCTCGTTGGAGACCTTCTCTGCGTCGCCGTAGAGCGAATCATGGCGCTTGAGCCTCTCGGAGCCCGGCGCCGTGCTCTcggttgctgctgctgccatcTCTTCTTCTGTGCTGATCTTGGATGCGTCTCAAGAGCTCGGAGGGTTTATGGTCGATCTGCAGAACCTCTAGGCTTCAGATCCCGGTGCCCCTGTAACAAATTCTCATGAGAAAGCAAAACTCAATCTGCACAACATTCTGAAGACATGAAGAATCTATTTGACTAAAGGAATTCAGAGAAATGAAGCTGTGAGATCCTGGAGAGGAGAGGGCCGGGGACGACGGAGGAGATACCCGGGATCCGAAGGAAGGGCTGCGAACGCAAGATTATATATCCCCTGCCGCGCTCAAGAATGGCGAATCCCTTCGTTTGCACCGTCGCCATCTTATACGCACGCCATTTGCAGAGCCAGACGCCATCGGAAACAACCTCCAGTGCCAAATCTGGAGGCACTTGATCTTCCTGCCCCTCTGTCTCTCTCTAAACCTCAAGCAAGTACGTCAACGAACTTGCACAACTAACCTTTTGCTTGCCATGTTTGGCTCGGTCCAGCATGCATCGTCTGTTGATTGCAGTGCTGGCCGTTTCTTTCTGGTTTTTATGAGATGAAACGGAATGCCGTGTCTTCATCCAGGATGGAAGACGCGGGCGGGCAGGGGTGGCCGGAAACGAGTGATGGCGCTGACCTCACGAGATCAAAACCCCCACGGGACCAGGGAGATATTACTCGCCTTCCACCTAACAGACTCCCAGTTGTAGCTGCGCCTACTCCCAGTTGTAGCTGTTTTTTAACAGCCGGTCAATTTGGAATCTTGGGTGAAATTTGGCAAACGAAattacaaatttgatcaaaatttgTTGAAACTATTTACCGGCTACCGGTAGCATTAACACTGGCTGGCCTCTCTGGGATGCATGAATTTCACCGAAATTTTGTGGGATGAGTAAGATCAAAATCGTATGGACCCTGCCTCCACCGATATATCTGTGGAACTCCTTTACAGGACTCAAATCACTTGGGCAGTGGCTCGTCTATGAATCGATGGACCTAGAACACTAGGTTGTAATGGAGTTTACGTGAagtatttccttttttttttttgagacaaATTGCATTCCTACTAGACACCAGAAGAAGCTGAAATAACACGATGCCAAATACTGAAACGGTGACAAATGAAGCAACAAATCCTTCAACTTATCTCAGGATGTTACGCGCGCTAGTAGCTGATTCTATCATCCGCCCCGCAGTTCAGGCGACAAGAAAGGCAAACAGTTAGAGAGCGGTTTGACCAAACAAACAGTTGGTCTCGACGGCCCTTGGGCCATTTGGCTTGATCTCAGCCGTCCAGGACTCGATCGTACGGCCAAAAAGGTGTGAAAGATCACGCTTGTGCGGTTGCGCCGCCTTGATCGATCCAGTCCCAGCCGTCCAGGacgcttgcatgcatgcatgagtaaCTTAGGCCAGTTTGGTTGATTGTAGTTTGGTTGTTTGTAGCATCTTTAGAGTTTGGTTCACGGGATGTAAAATTATTGTGCGAGTCTGACTCCCGAGAAACGGATCTCAATTACGTTTCTGTAGAGCCAGGCTTGCAGGATGCATATCTGACTTAGCTAATGATAGTATAATAAGTGAATATTAATTTATAGTGATAaattaaatactatatagtgtatttatataaaataaatatcatattaacacttattttttttattttaatctcgTAGAACATATACTCATACGAACAATCAAACATAATCTATTCTCAGCAAACTGAGCATATCCATTCAACCAAACAAATTACTACCGCATACATTTAATCTGATTGAGATAAACCTGACTCACGTATACAGGCTCAGACATGTGAGAAACCAAACGCCCCCTTTAAGTTCATCGTCATGGCGTAATGTATGCCGCGCTCGAGTGCAAATCCCTCTTGTTTAAGCGTGAACGATATCGTAAAGTAATTAGCATCGCTGGATCTTGCTTTCAAACTGTGCCGTTGTGGACTGTCCTCTCCCAGAATCTTCCGACGGAGAGAGCGAGAGCGGTGCCCGAAACCCTACTACTACTGCCAATCACATGCTTATGGACAACGAGATCTGGTGCAATTTGATTTGCAGCCTAGCTATAACATGGAAGCaaactgaaaaacaaatcagat
This genomic interval carries:
- the LOC133922074 gene encoding potassium transporter 19-like, with amino-acid sequence MAAAATESTAPGSERLKRHDSLYGDAEKVSNEKYHGSGGSWARTLQLAFQSIGVVYGDIGTSPLYVYSSTFPGGIRHPDDLVGVLSLILYTLILIPMLKYVFIVLHANDNGDGGTFALYSLLSRYAKIGMIPNQQAEDAMVSNYSIEAPNSGMRRARWLREKLESSNAARIALFTITILGTSMVMGDGTLTPAISVLSAVSGIREKAPDLTQSQVVWISVAILFVLFSVQRFGTDKVGYSFAPIISVWFVLIATIGMYNLAVHDASILRAFNPMYIVDYFRRNGKEAWVSLGGVVLCITGTEAMFADLGHFNIRAIQISFTCIVFPSVALCYMGQAAYLRKFPENVSDTFYKSIPAPMFWPVFVAAIMAAIIASQAMLSGAFAILSKALSMGCFPRVEVVHTSSKYEGQVYIPEVNFLIGAASVAVTLAFQTTANIGNAYGICVVTVFSITTHLMAVVMLLVWRTHPALVAAFYAAFGFAEFLYLSSILSKFAEGGYLPFCFSLVLMALMAAWHYVHVRRYWYELDRAVPASDLAAMLARRDVRRVPGVGLLYSELVQGIPPVFPRLVEKIPSVHAVLVFMSIKHLPIPRVAPPERFIFRRVGPVSHRVFRCVARYGYTDPLEGHREFAAFLLDRLKMFVQEEVAFAARRPSGDEDDDHDDAIDCDNGTDSDAARAQTAAVEEEQRFIDAEAERGVVYLMGEATVTAAAGSSLVKRVVVNYLYGFLRKNHRESHKALSIPKDQLLRVGITYEI